TGGTACTGGCTGTTGATAAAAAGCGATCGCAATTCTCACCGGAATAATACTCACTATTATTAAGGCGATCGCTAAAACCCACCTGATTAATTTTAGTTTAGATTTCATATCATATAAATTTTATATCATATAATTTTAACTCTTAACTTTTAACAATGTACACAAAAAATAAACCCGATCCAGTCCGCCTAGAAATATTCAAAAACCTCTATCAATTTATCGCCGAACAAATGGGGATTATTCTCCAGAACACAGCAGCATCAGTAAACATCAAAGAACGCCTCGATTTCTCCTGCGCTATTTTTGACACTTCGGGATTATTAGTTGCCAACGCTCCCCATATTCCCGTACATTTAGGCTCAATGAGTGAAAGTGTCCGCAGCTTAATTAACGATCAAGGCGACACCATTCAACCAGGAAACGTTTATCTATCCAATAATCCCTATAACGGAGGTACTCACCTCCCCGATGTTACAGCTATTACCCCCGTTTTCCTCGAAGATAATACTTCATCCCCTACTCCCCACTCCCCACTCCCCACTCCCCTCTTTTACGTGGCTTCTCGTGGACACCAAGCCGATATCGGTGGTATTACACCCGGTTCCATGCCTCCTCACAGTACCACAGTAGAAGAAGAAGGAATTTTATTTGATAATTTTCTCTTAGTTAAACAAGGAAAATTTCAAGAAATTCAAGTACGAGAAATACTCTCAAATCATCCCTATCCGGCGCGTAACCCTGACCAAAACCTGGCTGATTTCAAAGCTCAAATTGCTGCCAATACTAGAGGAGTACAAGAACTCCGAAAAATGGTCAGTCAATACGGCATTGAGACAGTTCAAGCTTATATGAAATTTGTCCAAGACAATGCCGAAGAAGCAGTAAGAAGAGCCATAAATCTCCTCAAAAATGGCTCTTTTAGTTATGCAATGGATAATGGGGCAGAAATTAAAGTTAAAGTCACAATTGATAAAAAAAACCGCAGTGCAATCATTGATTTTACTGGCACATCTCCACAAATAAATAGTAACTTTAATGCTCCCAAAGCTGTCACTCAAGCCGCAGTTTTATATGTCTTCCGCACCTTAGTTGATGATAATATTCCCCTCAATGCTGGCTGTCTTAACCCTCTAGAAATTATTGTTCCCATTGGCTGTATGCTTAACCCGACTTATCCCGCCGCAGTGGTAGCAGGTAACGTGGAAACCTCCCAAACCATCGTTGATGCTTTATATGGTGCGTTGGGTGTGATGGCTGCTTCCCAGGGAACTATGAATAATTTTACCTTTGGAAATCAGCGTTATCAATATTATGAAACCATCTGCGGTGGTTCTGGCGCAGGAGTTAACTTTGATGGTACTGATGCAGTGCATACCCACATGACCAACTCCCGATTAACTGACCCCGAAGTTTTAGAAACCCGTTATCCTGTATTAGTAGAAAGCTTTAGTCTGCGTCCTGATAGCGGCGGTAAAGGTCAACATTCCGGTGGTAATGGAGTAATTCGCCGCATCCGGTTTTTAGAACCCATGACAGCAAATATTCTCTCTAGCCATCGCTTAGTTCCGCCCTTTGCATTAAATGGAGGGGAACCAGGAAAAATAGGACACAACTGGATAGAACGTCAAGATGGAACCCAAGAAAATTTAAACAGTACCGCCACAGTAGAAATGCAGCCAGGGGATGTTTTTGTGATTGAAACCCCTGGTGGCGGCGGATTTGGTACAGTTTCCTGATTTTCAGCTAAGACTCAGATCCCCGACTTCTTGAAGAAGTCGGGGATCTTTCTATTTTACAATTGACAAGCCTAAAACAGTGTATTACAAGTAGCTACCTATGATGTTGGGTTTCCTTACGTCAACCCAACCTACAATTTTTTGCTGTTATGGGGGGACCAGTAGCCCACCCCACAATGGTTTTATTTCTGTTTTTGACCTCCGGAAATTTGCCCTTGTTGGCTTTGTCCTGGTAATTGAACTGTCACAACTCTGGTTTTTTCTTCTTCGGCTTTTGGCATGGTGAGACACAAAACACCATTCTTAAAGTCAGCGTTTACTTTATCGTTTTGGATTCGAGATGGTAGAGGTATTACTCTTTGAAATCTGCCATAACGAAATTCTGAACGCCGCATACCTCTTCTTTCTTCGTCTTTGATTTCAGATTTACGTTCACCAGTGACGGAAACTGTATCTGCGGCAACTTTGACATCTAAGTTTTGAGGGTCAATACCAGGAATTTCCATCCACAGTTTGATATCATCAGAGGTTTCTTCCAGTTCTGCGGGAGGTATAAATGTGAGTCTATCGCTGATGATTTCGCCTGTATCAGTTGAGGGTGCTATTTGATCTAGTAGACGACTCATCTGCCGTTGCATGGTTTCTATTTCTCTAAAAGGTTCCCAGCGACTTAATACCATGATTTTTATCTCCAATTAATTCTTTTAGGTGTTTAAAAAATTCTGCGTTCAGTTCCCCAACTACGGAGGCGAAAAGCCAGAATCAGGAGTAAGATACCGAAAATAATGGCGTAAGCACCAATAATCCACAGGATTGCTAATGCTCCAGCAAGAGGCCAGACGAGCAACAAAACGCCGAACAATACCGACGCGATCCCGGCTATGGCTAGTAGCCACTCATTCTGAATTTCTTTTCGTACCTGAATGGCTGCGATGATTTCTAAAACGCCAGTGACGATCGCCCAAGCTGCAATCAGATAAAGCAAGACTAATGCTGTAATCCCTGGCCAGATAAAAGCCATGATGCCCACAGCAATACCAATTGCACCTTCGAGCAACATTAGCCAACCGTGGGTATGAGTTAGACCATCTCGGAAGGCTGCGATCGCTAATAATACTCCACTGACTAAGACAAAGGCAGCAAAGATAAATATCAAAGCTGTTAGGGTAATATCTGGCCAAAAGAGGGCTGCTAAACCAAAGATGATGGCGATCGCACCTCGTAATGCAACTGTCCACCAATTCCTGGCCAAGCGCGTTCCCATTCTCATGGGGTCAAGATTTGTCATAGCTGGAGTTTGTAACTGGCGTTGAAGTTATCAATAGTTTGTCTAAACACCAAAGGGAAAAGTCTCTGGTGCGTCCCGCATTTCCCAGGTGGGAACACGGTCTAGAGGTTGGACTCCCTTGGTATCATCAATAGAAATCACCGCATCAAATTGTTCGGGGAGACAAGCATGGAAGTAGTGACTCACACGCTCAGTTTCCGGTTGGTAAATCACACCGATCGCTCTTTCTAGCCGGGGTTGTCGTAGACCCACAATTGCTTGATTCTCATCCCGGAGGTTGAGGTAAAATTGGGGTATTTCAGTTTCATGGAATAGGGCTTCATAACTTCCAGGTAAGGCAGAGCGAACCTGTTTGAGTTGAGCCGCTTCTCCCCAGTTAGAAACTGCGGTGACAGTACCCGTATAGGTGGTAAAGCCGATATTTACAGCCTCATCGCCATAGCGTTCTTTGACCAATTGACCAACATTCACCTCACCCATTGACCCCATATCAGTGGCGCGTGCGTCACCTAAATGGGAGTTGTGTTCCCAAACCACAACTTTGGCTTGGGGATGTTGTTGATCCAAATGTTCCATCAGCTGGTCTAAGGTTTCCGCCATGTGGCGATCGCGTATATTCCAAGAAGACACTCGCCCTTGAAACATTGAGCGGTAGTAATGCTCGGCATTTTTGACTAGTCGCGCATTTTGTTCGGCATAAAAGAACTCATCAGTTTTAACGCGCCCATCTTTTTGGATATATTCCGCAGTCCGACGTTGCAATTCTTGCAGCTGATTAATTACTTGTTCCTCACAAGATTTAGCAATGCCAAAACTGGTAGCATACCCATATTGTTGAGCATCTTCGCCAAAATGCTCTAAACATGAATAGCGATCGCGCGCGCGTTGTGCGGCTTCGGGGTCAACTTGATTCAGGTAGCCGAGAACTGCTTCTATGGAAGCATACATACTATAAAGGTCTAACCCATAAAAACCCGTTTTAATGGCCTTTCTGGGTAAACGATCATTGTATTCTCGTAACCAGCCGACAAAATTTAGCACATCTGTATTTCGCCACATCCATAAAGGGAAGCGTTGAAAACTTAAGAGTGCTTCGGCTGGTGTGGGGTCATCATCGACACCCTGCACGTAACGATTGACTCGGTAAGCATCAGGCCAATCCGCTTCCACCGCTACGGCTGTAAACCCCTTTTCTTGAATTAGTCGCTTGGTAATTTCCGCCCGTTGTTCGTAAAATTCATGAGTCCCGTGGGAAGCTTCGCCAATCAAGACAAAACGCGCATTGCCGATTAAATTCATTAATGGGTCGTAGTCTTGATCTGCGCCTGTTAATCGGTGGGCATACCCACGCACCGCATCGACTATGCTGGTGATAGTTGCGTCTACCATAATGAATTAATGATTGAGAAATACCCGCACGGGTTTTAAATTCCGTATCACCGCGCAAGTTAAGTTCGATACGGTTTTTACACCTGTTAATTTCGGTTCTTACTACATTCAGCTTAAAAATCTCAATCTCTGATTCCATCTGGCTAAGGTCGCATGATACTAAATGTATGGATCTCCCTCTAGGAAGAGTCAAAACACATATCTTGCACCTTCCATTCCTCTCCCCTGCAAGGAACTACGGTGTACACACAAGTGATCTGATCCCCCTAAATCCCCCTAAACCCCTTCGGGGATGCGCCTTCGGCGTAGAAAAAGGGGGACTTTGATTCTATTTCCCCCCTTCTCAAGGGGGGTTAGGGGGGATCGAAACGCTGTTAGGCAACTTGATAAGACTTGTATGTACAACACCGTAGCCCTGCGAGGAGAGAGGCTGAAAAAGCCTATTATTTATTTAATAGTATGTTATGGATTTTTTGCCCCTTCCCTTGTAGGGAAGGGGTTGGGGTTAGGTTCCGTCGAACTCACATTTTTATTCAATGTCTGATCAAGTTTGGTTATCAAATCTGCAAAAACACCGTGCGATCGCAGTTATTCGCGCTTCAGATATGCGGTTAGCTCAAAATATGGCTATGGCTGCGGCTGATGGAGGAATGCGGCTGATTGAAATTACCTGGAATAGCGATCGCCCTGGGGAATTAATTAGTCTATTACGGGCGGAGTTACCAAATTGTCTTATTGGCACGGGGACGCTGTTTAATGTCGGACAATTGCAAGAGGCGATCGCATCTGGGGCGCAATTTCTCTTCTCACCCCACGTTGATTCTGCCATGATTCAAGCCGCAGTCAAACAAGATGTGCCAATTATTCCCGGTGCTATGACTCCCACAGAAATTGTGAATGCTTGGAATCAGGGTGCAAGCTGTGTGAAGGTGTTTCCTGTGCAAGCTGTGGGAGGAGTTAATTATATTAAAAGTTTACAAGGGCCACTGGGTGAAATCCCCTTAATTCCCACTGGGGGAGTGACTTTAGAAAATGCTCCAGAATTTATCCAAGCTGGTGCGATCGCTGTGGGTTTGAGTGGTCAATTATTTCCTGAAAGGCTTGTTAGAGAAGGAAATTGGCAGGCGATCGCATCCCACGCTAATCAACTCATGCAGAGCGTTACAACATAGCCTGAATTCAATTTTTAGAGTTGAGCAAGTGTTCGGTTTGCACCTACCAACCTGCCCAACTCAGTTTTATTTTCGGATATCGTCACCGACATCACAGGTGTAGGCTGGACTCTTCGGTTGCACTCTCGACAGATTCCCACCTGCCAACTCTCGCGGTGAAGAGACCTCCCGACAGCACACACAACACGAAAACCAATATTGTTGTTGATGTTGTCGCGCTGCTATATAAAACCTAGACAAAACTAGACTTTACTTTCTACTTCAACGGGAGCATGGGAGCAGTTATCCCTCAGTAGACTTTCACGCCTTAGCCAGACGCGATTGTGTTCCAATTAAGTTTCTGAAAAAGACTACCACCATCATTGCTTGGTTTTCGCGTCGGCAATAGTCTCAATTCAATACTTGATATCACCGTATTATATATCAAGTAGTTGATTTTTTCCTAAAATATATATTGATTTTTGTCAATATAAGTATAGTTTTGTCTATGAAATTGTCAACTTAGGACTTGCTCCGCCCTATGATTATTGTTGCGAGACGCAGAACGGCAGTTTTTAGGATTGTTGATCCAGGAACCGCCCCGCAGTCGGGTTCGCCTACCCCTTCTCTACTTCCTCGACCAAGCGAGGGAAGTAAATATCTGTTGGCGTAATTGCCAAGTATCGCCATGTTCTAAATGAGCAAACCAACTTTGAATTGATTGATTTACTTTTTCTTGCTCAATTCTACCTTGAGTATAATCTGTTTGCAATCCCTTGAGTCTTCGTCTAGCGTGATGTAAATTGCTATTTCGTACCCTAATTCTGTCAGCAAATACTCTAAAGCCCAAAAAAGTTGCCCCAATTTGCGTTTCAAATAATTGGCTTTTAATTGGATGAATTTTCAGCCTTAATGTAGTTAAATATTCTTCGATAGCTAATCTGGCATCAGCTAACAATTGTCTTTCATCACTAAATAAGGCAAAGTCATCGACGTAGCGGACATATTTGGATATCTTTAGCTGTTCTTTTACAAAATGGTCAAAGCCATTTAAATAAATATTGCTAAAAAATTGACTTGTTAAATTCCCAATTGGTAAACCTTTTCTTTGAATTACAGGAGAAAGTAAATCATCTCCAGGAAAATAATCAATTACCGTTTCTTGTTCGTTGCTATTGTCGATAATAGTATCAATTAGCCACAATGTATCGGGGCATTTAATTTTGCGGCGGATTAATTCTTTGAGAACAATATGGTCAATGCTGGGAAAATACTTTCTGATATCGCACTGAAGCACATAGCGGCTATTTCTAGCAAAATGGGTAAATTTTCTTAACGCTCGATGCGTGCCAAAACCAAGTCTGTTAGCATAAGAATCACCTATGAAAGTTTTCTCAAAAATTGGGACGATTATATTACAGAGTGCGTGGTGAACAACTCTATCCCGATAAGGTGCGGCTGAAATGAGGCGACTTTTGGGATCTATAAGGTGAAAAGTTCGATATGCTCCTGGCTGATAAGTTTTATCTGTTAATTCCTTCTGTAATCTAATTAATTCTGTTTCTAAATTATAATTAAATTCTAAAACATTATCTCGAAATCTCTTGCCTTTTTGTGCTTGACGTGATGCTAAAAGGATGTTTTCAAATTTGATAATTTCTGGATAAAGGTTGCCGTACCGTTTCATTACATTTAGAATTAAATAAATTTATTTTTCCCTGCCTTTTTGGTTTTTAATCCATCCGCCTAGTTCAAAACCGATTTCGTCTAATAATTTTATAGCATATTCATATCGCTCAACTGACATTTTGTTAAAGTCGAGCAGCATTCGTGTTTGATAACGTAAAATATCTAGTTGAGTATTGAGCGCTTCGAGTTGAGACAATTTATTTTTGGCATATTTGGCTTTAATTAACCCCTCAAATAATTCATAAAATTGATTGATCATTCTATCGCCTAATGTGAATTTATGAATTTTAGGCAATCTTTCAATAATTGGTGCGTACCATTTTATACAATCATAAGTTTTTTGGATGACAGATAATTCTTTCATTTGATTTAATTAATCTTAATGTTTTTATCAAAAAATTCGAGTCGCCAGAGGCGACAAAAAAAGGATAAAGAGAAGAAGGGTAGAGGGCAAAAGAGGAAAAGTATAAAGGGCTACTGAAGAATCCTCCCGACAGCACACACAACACGAAAACCAAGATCGTTGCCGAAGTCGCGCTCCGCCCTAGGATAATCGTCGCGAGACGCAGAACGGCAGTCCCTAGGAAGGTCGACCCAGGAACCGCCCCGCAGTACGGCTCTTCCTTGCTTCTGAGAAAGATTATCATTATCATTAAACCAAGCAATACCATCTATTGGCGCTCCTTCATAATTATCATGCCAATCGTCAAGACACCATTCCCATACATTTCCGTGCATATCGTATAGTCCAAAGTTGTTAGCTGCGTTAAAGCTGCCCACAGGTGTAGTTTGCTCTCTATAGGTTCCTTTTACACCCCTGCCATAAATGGAGTTAGCATCATAGTTAGCCAATTCTGATGTAATTGTCTCACCAAAATGGAATGGGGTAGTAGTTCCAGCACGACAGGCATATTCCCATTCTGCTTCACTAGGTAGGCGGTACTCCCTTTTTGTATGAGCAGTCAGACGCTGACAAAACTCAACTGCATCATACCAAGAGACTCGTTCTACAGGTCTATTTGCGCCCTTAAATCGTGATGGGTCAGGCTTTAGTTCTCGGTTAACTTGCGGCAGAGATACCACAGCTTTCCACTGTGCTTGTGTTACTGTGTATTTGCCCATAAAGAAGGCTGGAACAGTTACTGGGTGTTGAGGACTTTCATCACTGAAACGCTCCGGTTCATCTTCTAGCGACCCCATCTTAAAATTGCCTTCAGGGATAGACACCATTTCTAGTTGAACACCATTTACATCTTCAATAAAACAATTGGCTGTTTTACGACTACGAAGAATCTCTATGCGATAATTATTTGCTTGCCGTTGAATAACATTCTTGAAATTGGTTTTATTAACTTTTGCACCCAAAGCTGTTGATAAAATTTTCCATAATTTACCTGCAACATCCCTTAGTTCTTGTGTAGAGTAATTTGATGATGCTGCGATTTGCTCATAAGTTTTATTTGATATCGTTTCTTGTATAATTAGCTGTTCTACTTCAGTCAAGTGTTTTTCTGTTTGAGAAAATACTAAATTATCAGCAACTTCTATAGGATTAGTTATATTAGATTCGTTTACTGTGATGAGCGCAACTTCAAAATCAAAAGATTGCAAGTTGTAATTTAGATCATCATCCTCAACAGAAATGGTTACGGCTTCAAAGGTTAACTCTTGAATTGGAGGGAAACCGGGCAAGGGTTCACTAATTACCAACCTACCTCGAAAATCTATTCTGCCTTCATTGGGATAATTCAACCATCCTTGAAATAACTTTCCTGTCTGATTATCTTCCCAAAAGTAGCTATCTTCGCTATTTACTTTAAAGGTGATACTAGCAGCAGTTTGATTATCACCAAAATTCCAAGATAACCTTTGCTCATCTACCGTTAAATTTTGAATTACCGCCAAACCAAAACGAGAACGAAACTGCACTTCACCTTGTGGAGAAATCAATAAATGTTCTGGTTCTGATTCTTTACGCCAAGTACCTGTTTCTCCACCCCATTTAACTGAACAAGTGTATTCTCCAGCAAATACTTGAAAAATGCTAGGTTCGGTATCTTTTCGTTGTGGATTTTGAGATTGTTCAATTTCTTCAGCAAATCGAGCATAATCTCCTCCTAAACGTTTTAAAACTTTGGTAGTGATAGTGGCAAAATGTTTGACATCAAAATCTGTAACATTCTTCTCGGTTTTTAATTTTTCTAACTCATCTGGCTTTTTCAACAACGCATAAAATTCTTTAAGATTTTTTCCCAGTTGTTTAGCAAAATATTCAGAAATAATTTCAATTATTTCCCGTGACTTGACTCTGGAACTGTCTGGAAGTAAACTGTCCCTAATTTTTTCATCAATAAAATGATATTGAACATAATCTGGTTCAGTATCTGGTGTAATTTCTTCAGTAGGTTTTAAAATACCACCTAAAAATACTTCAGCTATGACATGAATTTGTGGAAGTTCTGAATTTTTATTTTTATTAATTAAATTTTGGATTAAACGCACTACAGGCAAATTAATTACAGGCGCAGACGCTAATAAACTGGCTAATTTTCTGGCTGCTGGGGAGGAACTCACACGAAAATTATATATTCTTTCTTCAGCAGTTAATTGTGATTGCTCATCAATTTCTTTTTCTTGCTCTTGAAGAGAAGAAAATGCGAAGCCACCTGCACCCATATTTCCTTTTCCTGTTACCATTTGACTCCAAGTTTCTATAGAATCTTGTGTCAGGCTAAAAACGGGAACTTTGATAGAATTTTTATCAATATAATCCCAAATTAAAATTTCTCTAATGAATAAGTTACGATTTGATACTGCGGGAATTAAACTATCCAACTGTACCATTGTGCCTAAACTCAAGCCAGTTCGTAACCACATTTTTTCCGGTAACATTTGCACAATAGCTACAACATTATGTTTACCCCAAATTTTTAATAAATCAAAAGCTTTGCCATTGCGCCAAATTTGACTAACACAATCACTAACTACTAAAATTAAACGACGACCACTAGGATCAATCAATTTCTGGGGGGAATAATTTTTTTTACTTGTTTCTTGTTTTAAACAAATATCTCCTTGCTCATTTTCCACCATACCAAAAGTTTGAATATTGCGAAAAATACCATAATGTTTTAAAATTTGTTCTAATTCTTTGGTTATGCTTTGCCAAAAAATCATAGAATCACTTTTATCGATTACTACTGTTAAATCAAATCTTAATTCTAGTCGCGGTTTCAGAACAGGAATACAGACTCCATTTAATTCAGCAATCAGTTCAACTGTGGCATTTTCATCTAACAAAACTGCTTTACCAAAGGCAATATATTGAATTAAAGGACGTAATGCTTTGGCAATTTTTAGGGGATAAGGAAGAGAGGAACGGTCAGGAAGCTTTATCGATAAACTGCTACCAGAAAATGTCTTTGAGGTTTGAGGAGTAACTACAGCAGTTGATACTAATGAATTAGTTAGTGTACTATCAGATAGTTTATTAGTTATATCTTCTGTTATATCTTCTGTTATATCTTTAACTCTTGTTATATCTTTAACTCTTGTTTCTGGGTCATGAGATGAATCTTGTGTTTTTTGTCCAGAAAAATTAGAAGAAGTTTGTTGTGCTAACCAGAGAATTTCTGCAATTTCTGTACCAGTTAGCTTTAATTCTTTTTGTAATACTCTAATTAACTGGTCAAATTTCTCACTCATGGTTTTTTGATGACTCCAATACCAATTTCCTCAAACTAAAATACTTTTCAAATTTTAATGTTCATCAGTTGCAGATAAACTTTTAAACAATAAATCTTGTAAGTCCGGGGTAAAAGCTTCCGAACTAAGATTATTTCTCATATAAACGGCATTTAATAACTGATCCGTTGCTCGTTCTTGTTCTTCTTTCCCTAAAAAAGTGTGTATGAGTTCAATAGTTTTTTGTTCAGTCTGAGTAAAACTACTATCAGTAAAATGAGATTTAATGATGTTTGTTAAAGATTGTTGATCAGGATCTGGCATTTTTACCCGCAGACACCGACGTACAAATGCAGGAGGAAAATCTCGTTCACCATTACTGGTCATAATAATAATGGGAAATTCTGAACAATGTACTCTACCTGCTTTAATTGCAGCTTTAATATTTGAATCCTCTGTACGAACTTTTACAGTTTTAGATTCTTGATTTTTAGAAGTATCTGCCCAACGAACTAATTCATGTATAGAAAATTTACCTTCTTCAAATAGATGTAATAAATCGTTAGGTAAATTGATATCACTTTTATCAATTTCATCAATTAATAATACTCTAGGATGAAGAGATGGCAAAAACGCTGTACCAACTGGCCCCAATGTGATATATTGTCCAATATCAAAAGATTGTTTTTGTTCTGGGTTATCTTTATTTAGCTGATAATCTTGGAGTCGTGCGATCGCATCATAATCATACAATCCATCCTGTAGTGTAGAACGAGAAGTAATTGCCCAAGTTAATACAGAACCTAATTGTAATTCATGCGCGATCGCATAAGCTAAAGATGTTTTTCCAGATCCGGGATTTCCTGTAACCAAAAGAGGTCGTCGCAAATATAGCGCCGCATTTACCGCATCTAATACTGTTATGTTAGTATTATTTGTTTGCTCGTCATCATCTGCTTTTGTTGCTTGACTAGAAACACGAAATTTTTCACCCTTTTCTCGACCTCGTTTATTTTCATCAGATTTTGCTAATGCTTGAATTGCATCCCATTGTTGTGTAATTTCTGCGAATTGTTTTGGGTCTTTTTTAATATCTAAAAATTTTCGCCAAGGCGGTGATGGTGGAAGTTCATCAATCTTTTTAACATGGGTTTTGCCATCGCCATAAAATAAATACCAATCTTTGTGGTTTGCTGAATCATTTTTTGTTTTACTTTTAGCCATTGTTTCCTCCTTATATTCATATATCATTTAATACTACACTATAGATTTCTAAACCTTCATTGCCGTATTAGGTGAAATTAGTTGACTAGATTTTGTTGGTATTTTATCATGGTCAAACAATACTCCTAGTTTATAACCAAAATCGTCTTTTTCTTTGGTATATTTTTCGTTATTGCGAATTTCATAAATATTTTTCAGAATTTTATATAATTTACAAAAATCAAGAGAAGTATTACGCTCTATGTTTAAGATCAATTCCAAACATTCGTCAATATTACCAATTTGATTATTTTCTGTGTATCTAGTCCATAAGCACAAAGGAAAACCTTTAGTCAAAATGTGGTCAAAAATTGCTTCACACCTTGATTTTGAAGTCGGGAAAGGGTCATCAATTAGATTAGAAACACAAAAATTATTACCCTTAAGCTTGTTTATAAATTCTTGAGTATTATTAGCTTCATTAATAAACACTTGTAACAATTTCCATTGATCTCGCCACACCTTGTTTAATCTATGATGTTCATTTTTGGAAAATCTATCATAAGAGCGTACAATCAATGGGTATAACTGACCAATGGGCTTTTTTTTCTTAGGGTCAATGTCTCCAGGAATTTTTTTAATATCAAATGCTGTGCCTAGAAGACTGACAGGTACAAATAATTCTATAATTGGTAAGCTATCTGATGTAATTCCTTTCAGTGTAAGCTTTTCTGTCATTGCTTGAATGCTTTGATATACAAAATCAATGATTTGCTTTTCTGTAAAACTTTCCCGTTTTTCTTCTGTGTTTAACTCAATAGGAAATTTTGTAATTTCTTCTTCAGCCCTATTATTTGCATATTGTGCAAATTCAGCTTTGATAAAAAACTCTTTATTGTTTTCAATCTTTGGTTCTATGACAAAAAAAAAGATAATCAACAATATTAATATTATTTAAATTTTGAATTTGGATCTTATTACGAAATGCCACTTCTGGAAAATTTCTTTTAATCCACTCTTGCAAATCCTCTGTAATATTTTGAATATATACAATTTCACACAAAAACTTTTCTACGAAATCTAGTAAATAACAAGAATCATGTGGATTATCAGAAATATGGTTGTCTCCGTCA
The window above is part of the Nodularia spumigena CCY9414 genome. Proteins encoded here:
- a CDS encoding SAV_2336 N-terminal domain-related protein, yielding MSEKFDQLIRVLQKELKLTGTEIAEILWLAQQTSSNFSGQKTQDSSHDPETRVKDITRVKDITEDITEDITNKLSDSTLTNSLVSTAVVTPQTSKTFSGSSLSIKLPDRSSLPYPLKIAKALRPLIQYIAFGKAVLLDENATVELIAELNGVCIPVLKPRLELRFDLTVVIDKSDSMIFWQSITKELEQILKHYGIFRNIQTFGMVENEQGDICLKQETSKKNYSPQKLIDPSGRRLILVVSDCVSQIWRNGKAFDLLKIWGKHNVVAIVQMLPEKMWLRTGLSLGTMVQLDSLIPAVSNRNLFIREILIWDYIDKNSIKVPVFSLTQDSIETWSQMVTGKGNMGAGGFAFSSLQEQEKEIDEQSQLTAEERIYNFRVSSSPAARKLASLLASAPVINLPVVRLIQNLINKNKNSELPQIHVIAEVFLGGILKPTEEITPDTEPDYVQYHFIDEKIRDSLLPDSSRVKSREIIEIISEYFAKQLGKNLKEFYALLKKPDELEKLKTEKNVTDFDVKHFATITTKVLKRLGGDYARFAEEIEQSQNPQRKDTEPSIFQVFAGEYTCSVKWGGETGTWRKESEPEHLLISPQGEVQFRSRFGLAVIQNLTVDEQRLSWNFGDNQTAASITFKVNSEDSYFWEDNQTGKLFQGWLNYPNEGRIDFRGRLVISEPLPGFPPIQELTFEAVTISVEDDDLNYNLQSFDFEVALITVNESNITNPIEVADNLVFSQTEKHLTEVEQLIIQETISNKTYEQIAASSNYSTQELRDVAGKLWKILSTALGAKVNKTNFKNVIQRQANNYRIEILRSRKTANCFIEDVNGVQLEMVSIPEGNFKMGSLEDEPERFSDESPQHPVTVPAFFMGKYTVTQAQWKAVVSLPQVNRELKPDPSRFKGANRPVERVSWYDAVEFCQRLTAHTKREYRLPSEAEWEYACRAGTTTPFHFGETITSELANYDANSIYGRGVKGTYREQTTPVGSFNAANNFGLYDMHGNVWEWCLDDWHDNYEGAPIDGIAWFNDNDNLSQKQGRAVLRGGSWVDLPRDCRSASRDDYPRAERDFGNDLGFRVVCAVGRILQ
- a CDS encoding AAA family ATPase, which gives rise to MAKSKTKNDSANHKDWYLFYGDGKTHVKKIDELPPSPPWRKFLDIKKDPKQFAEITQQWDAIQALAKSDENKRGREKGEKFRVSSQATKADDDEQTNNTNITVLDAVNAALYLRRPLLVTGNPGSGKTSLAYAIAHELQLGSVLTWAITSRSTLQDGLYDYDAIARLQDYQLNKDNPEQKQSFDIGQYITLGPVGTAFLPSLHPRVLLIDEIDKSDINLPNDLLHLFEEGKFSIHELVRWADTSKNQESKTVKVRTEDSNIKAAIKAGRVHCSEFPIIIMTSNGERDFPPAFVRRCLRVKMPDPDQQSLTNIIKSHFTDSSFTQTEQKTIELIHTFLGKEEQERATDQLLNAVYMRNNLSSEAFTPDLQDLLFKSLSATDEH